The following proteins are encoded in a genomic region of Gossypium hirsutum isolate 1008001.06 chromosome D05, Gossypium_hirsutum_v2.1, whole genome shotgun sequence:
- the LOC107903236 gene encoding uncharacterized protein, with protein MASKSSSSHSSTRVCLCSPTNHPGSFRCSLHRNSDRVSSKSAATPHVNRQRERQSKAAMMLMMSNVSSSSSKSSLIKAFLMQIIRPSSTHIDLQRRRNFHPKPSRFSSLNTSANGVTVS; from the coding sequence ATGGCAAGCAAGAGCTCGTCGTCGCATTCTTCAACTCGGGTCTGCCTTTGCTCTCCGACCAATCACCCTGGGTCTTTCAGGTGCAGCCTCCATAGGAATTCGGATAGAGTTTCAAGCAAATCGGCGGCGACGCCCCATGTTAATAGACAGAGGGAGCGTCAGTCGAAGGCGGCGATGATGTTGATGATGTCTAACGTATCATCGTCATCGTCGAAATCAAGCTTGATCAAAGCCTTTCTGATGCAGATCATTAGACCTTCTTCCACCCACATCGATCTTCAAAGGAGGCGCAATTTCCACCCCAAACCTTCAAGGTTTAGTTCACTCAACACCTCTGCTAATGGAGTGACGGTTTCTTGA